A window from Brachionichthys hirsutus isolate HB-005 chromosome 4, CSIRO-AGI_Bhir_v1, whole genome shotgun sequence encodes these proteins:
- the kcnip3b gene encoding calsenilin isoform X2: MGIQGMELFAIGVVIILFMAVLKQFGILEPISSFEDSSDTDLELSAVRHQPEGLDQLQAQTKFTRKELQSLYRGFKNECPSGMVDEDTFKTIYSQFFPQGDATTYAHFLFNAFDIDRNGSIRFEDFVIGLSVLLRGSVTEKLNWAFNLYDINKDGYITKEEMLAIMKSIYDMMGRYTYPCVRDEAPYEHVDKFFQKMDKNRDGVVTIEEFIDTCQKDENIMNSMQLFENVI; the protein is encoded by the exons ATGGGCATCCAAGGCATGGAGCTGTTTGCCATTGGCGTGGTCATCATCCTTTTCATGGCAGTTCTCAAGCAGTTTGGCATCCTGGAGCCTATATCCTCGTTTGAAG ACAGCAGCGACACTGATTTGGAGCTGTCAGCAGTGCGTCACCAGCCGGAGGGGCTGGACCAGCTTCAGGCTCAGACCAAGTTCACCAGGAAGGAGCTTCAGTCTCTCTATCGAGGCTTCAAGAAT GAGTGTCCCAGTGGAATGGTTGATGAGGATACATTCAAGACCATCTATTCTCAGTTCTTTCCCCAAGGAG ATGCAACAACCTATGCTCACTTTCTGTTCAACGCATTTGACATAGACAGAAACGGTTCAATTCGCTTTGAGGACTTTGTCATCGGTCTGTCTGTGTTGCTCAGGGGTTCTGTTACAGAGAAGCTAAACTGGGCCTTCAACCTCTATGACATTAATAAGGATGGCTACATCACCAAAGAG GAGATGCTGGCGATTATGAAATCAATCTATGACATGATGGGGAGGTACACCTACCCCTGCGTGCGAGATGAAGCACCCTATGAACACGTGGACAAGTTTTTTCAG AAAATGGATAAAAACCGAGATGGCGTTGTGACCATTGAAGAGTTTATTGATACCTGTCAGAag GATGAGAACATCATGAACTCAATGCAGCTGTTTGAGAATGTGATATAA
- the kcnip3b gene encoding calsenilin isoform X1, producing MSVRWETEGLQTVGIVCLVIMFLKLMHLLGLIDITETDSSDTDLELSAVRHQPEGLDQLQAQTKFTRKELQSLYRGFKNECPSGMVDEDTFKTIYSQFFPQGDATTYAHFLFNAFDIDRNGSIRFEDFVIGLSVLLRGSVTEKLNWAFNLYDINKDGYITKEEMLAIMKSIYDMMGRYTYPCVRDEAPYEHVDKFFQKMDKNRDGVVTIEEFIDTCQKDENIMNSMQLFENVI from the exons ATGAGTGTGAGGTGGGAGACAGAAGGACTCCAGACAGTCGGCATCGTCTGCCTTGTGATCATGTTCCTCAAACTGATGCACCTGCTGGGGCTGATCGACATCACTGAGACTG ACAGCAGCGACACTGATTTGGAGCTGTCAGCAGTGCGTCACCAGCCGGAGGGGCTGGACCAGCTTCAGGCTCAGACCAAGTTCACCAGGAAGGAGCTTCAGTCTCTCTATCGAGGCTTCAAGAAT GAGTGTCCCAGTGGAATGGTTGATGAGGATACATTCAAGACCATCTATTCTCAGTTCTTTCCCCAAGGAG ATGCAACAACCTATGCTCACTTTCTGTTCAACGCATTTGACATAGACAGAAACGGTTCAATTCGCTTTGAGGACTTTGTCATCGGTCTGTCTGTGTTGCTCAGGGGTTCTGTTACAGAGAAGCTAAACTGGGCCTTCAACCTCTATGACATTAATAAGGATGGCTACATCACCAAAGAG GAGATGCTGGCGATTATGAAATCAATCTATGACATGATGGGGAGGTACACCTACCCCTGCGTGCGAGATGAAGCACCCTATGAACACGTGGACAAGTTTTTTCAG AAAATGGATAAAAACCGAGATGGCGTTGTGACCATTGAAGAGTTTATTGATACCTGTCAGAag GATGAGAACATCATGAACTCAATGCAGCTGTTTGAGAATGTGATATAA